The Rhodamnia argentea isolate NSW1041297 chromosome 7, ASM2092103v1, whole genome shotgun sequence genome contains the following window.
ACCATTCCCACAGCTTTTCCGTGTCTGATGCATCCCACTTTTGCCTTCTCTCGTCATTATTTCGAGAAAGAAACAGGGCATCTTTATCTCTCTCATTCTACCTCTCCATGACAAACCcttgattattttctttttatcggaAAAGGCGTAATTCATTGAAAGATGAATTAACATGATCTTTTCAGCTCTCATTTCAAACCGTCAAATTTCAATCTCCTAATCCACCCTTCTTGTCCCGCCCCATAGCTACCAGGGCGGGGCAAGGTTGGCTCTGAGCTCGCGGCGCAGCTGTGCCGGGGTGGCCCAGGCCAAGGTCGATTGAAACTTTAGATTAGTGGCGGTGCATAAAGTCTCACTTTGTGCTTGCCTCCTACCTTGACCGACCTTGACTTTTCCGCCGACCAATCCCAATATTTTCCGCACACCCCAAATCACTCACATCCACCCAAAGAGTTTGTAGTTTGagaaatttcttcttctctaaCCTTTACCTATCTTTCTATTTACATACTCAACACTAAACACTTAAATTTCTTACTTCATTCTTGTTCACTTCTCTCCCATTGAATGACCAATGCCCAAAgatcatctcctcctccttctcctctttCTTGTTTTACATCAATCACTTAGCATCGCGACAGAGAATAATCAGTGCACCAGCTCTTGCGGCGAGATCACGAACATAAGCTTTCCGTTTCGGCTGAAGGGCGATCCGAAGATCTGCAGCGACTCTAAGTATGAGCTATCCTGCTTAAATAACCGGACCGTTTTGAGTTTGTATTCGGGTGAGTACTATGTACGGCACATCAACCATACCAACTACACCATCAGAGTTGCCGATGTAGGGATGGGAAAGGGCAATTGTTCGTCTCTTCCTCGCTACTCCTTGTCATGCGGCAACTTCAGCTACCAAGATCCGTATAGTGGATCTTATAGTGGTTGTGACTTCGAGTGGTCCAGCCTCGATGGTCCAGTGCCATCCAACACCATCTCGATCGTGAACTGTACGAAGGCAGTTGCTTCTCCGCTCTACATTGATGCTTCATCATGCCTTGATAGggtcgaatttttgaatttttctagtaCAAGAAGGCGAATATATGCCATGGTCGGTTCGTATGTCTTAGACGTGGAAACTGCATGCACTATAGAGCTTATGGCAATGTTACCTTGGTGGATCGATGGCAGTAATCTTCGGTGCTATGCCCAAATCCATGAACAGATGGTTTATGGATTTGAGCTTTCATGGCTTCCAATTGCGGTTAAGATGTATTGCAAAGGCCATTATTATGGGGACATCAACAGCAAGCTCCAAATTCAGTGCGGACCCAAGAAAGGTAAGAACTTTTGAGTTTGTtcagttttctcaaaataaatagataaaaatatatatatattgtgagGACATATCTGAGCAAAGTCTGCGAAATTTGATCTAAACGTGAAATTGAGCTCGGTCATCTGGATATCTTCTCGGAGCCCATGTGATGTGAATATGCCCATTTAGATCAAGTAGTTAGGTTAATCctattgtgatattttataattataaCGATAAATACATTATTTACTGATTTGTTTTTATTAGAATTCCGCTAATGGATTGAACTGATGTACTCATTGCTTGTTATGGTCTAAATAAGAGTCTTGTTAATTTCTCCAGCTTTCGGTCGTCACATGTTCACTCTTTTTTGCAGGAATTTTCACCTACTTCTCCGTAATTTCATCTTCGTGAAATTGATCTCGGGCTTCCGAATgtacagacaaaaaaaaaaaaagaaattgagctCGGGCCATCTACATATCTTCTCAGATCCCATgggatttgaaaaaagaaatgattatgtgacaaataataataattaagagTCGTTCCGAGGTCCGCTCTATCAATAATCTGTCTCACAATATGTTGTTACTCTTATTGTCACCCAAAAACTGTTAAGCTAGCAAAATCCTTTTGAATATGCATGTTAAGATCAAGCACTTAAAtgtctaattaagtttttttactatttttttaaattttcttcagCTTACACTTGTCGCATATTCAAACTCTTTTGTAGGAGGCATCCAGTATTTCCTCTCAAGGATAGCTTGGACTATTTACGGGTACCCGCTCGACTGGATCGGTAACATATTAATACAATCTTCTCATTGTGgaattaattttagtttttttctaaatgcaaaatttttttaatcgaaaaatgaaaaatatttaacacgcCACAAATTTGTTATACCTATGGCAATAATTTCcttatttgttcttttgtctATCTGTTTAGTTCGAATCCCGCCCACAAATATTAGGGAATCGAACCGATATGCTCATTTGCTTGATTATGGTCTAAACAAGtgtcttttaaattttcttcaGATATGACTTGTTACAAATTCAACCTCAATTGCGGAATAGGGACCAACGGTTACCTCGATATGATGATCTCGCTCTTTGTCACCTGTAATATTACAACAATCTTATCATTGTGGAATCGACTTTATATTTATGAATGCAAACATTTAACACACCCACAGTGTTTGCGTTCATGGTTGTGAAATTCATCTTGGGAGCCCCATGTGTGATGACGTTGCTAATATGCAAATGGAGGAGAAGACACTTAGCAATGGATCAAAACAttgaggaatttttgcaatctaACAATAACTTCTTGCCAATAAGGTACTCTTATTCAGACATtaagaaaatcacaaaccgTCTTAAGAACAAGCTAGGTGAAGGAGGGTATGGTTCTGTATTCAAAGGGAGACTCCGAAGCGGCCGTGAGGTGGCCGTGAAGATTTTGAAGAAAGGGAAAGCGAACGGGCAGGACTTCATTAGCGAAGTGGCTACCATCGGAAGAATTCATCATGTTAATGTGGTTGGACTCATTGGTTATTGTTTCGAGGGCTCCAAACAAGCTCTTGTCTATGATTTCATGCACAATGGGTCTTTGGATAAGCATATTTTCTCACGGGGCTTCTCTTGATTGCAAGGAAGTGTACAAGATTTCTCTCGGAGTGGCTAGAGGGATTGAGTATCTTCATCGAGGATGCGACATTCAAATTCTACACTTTGATATTAACCCTCACAACATTCTTCTCGACAGGGATTTGAATCCAAAAGTTTCTGACTTTGGGCTTGCCAAATTGTATCCTACGGACTACAACGCCATATCCGTGACTACCGCAAGAGGAACTTTAGGATACATGGCACCAGAGCTAGTCTACGGGGACCTCGGGGGCGTCTCTTACAAAGCTGATGTCTATAGTTTTGGTAAATTGTTGATGGAAATGGCTAGTGGCAGGAAGAATCTAGAAGCAGACACAGAGCATTCTAGCAAGATTTACTTTACTTTATGGGTCCATCACCAACTTAATGAAGGATTAGACATCCCAATGCAACAAGTTAGTGAGGAGGGTAGGATAAtagtaaagaagatgatgatagtTGCTCTTTGGTGCATTCAATTGAATCCCAGTGATCGCCCTTCGATGTGCAAAGTCTTGGAAATGCTGGCAAGAGAAGCAGATGATCTACAATTACCTCCCAAGCTACTCTTTTATCCAACAGAAGTGTCCACAAGAGATGACGGAACTCGGGCTGAGGAAGGCAGCGATACTATATCCACCTCATCAACTAGTGCAGCAATTTATGAAGATTCTCATCTTGAGGTTACTAGTATTAGCATCACACAAGCATAGGCACGTATCAATACCATTTGATCCCGTGACATATGTGGCAAATAGAAACGGGTAGTGTTCATAATGCTTTATGTGTAGCTCCTCTTTCCCGGCTATTATCGGACTATATATGTGTTGCGACTATGTTTATGGATCTTAATCAGATTGTATCATCATATTAAAGTATCATCTATTATACTGACTTTCGAATCCA
Protein-coding sequences here:
- the LOC125315844 gene encoding uncharacterized protein LOC125315844; protein product: MPKDHLLLLLLFLVLHQSLSIATENNQCTSSCGEITNISFPFRLKGDPKICSDSKYELSCLNNRTVLSLYSGEYYVRHINHTNYTIRVADVGMGKGNCSSLPRYSLSCGNFSYQDPYSGSYSGCDFEWSSLDGPVPSNTISIVNCTKAVASPLYIDASSCLDRVEFLNFSSTRRRIYAMVGSYVLDVETACTIELMAMLPWWIDGSNLRCYAQIHEQMVYGFELSWLPIAVKMYCKGHYYGDINSKLQIQCGPKKGKNF